Proteins co-encoded in one Klebsiella michiganensis genomic window:
- a CDS encoding methionine ABC transporter permease has translation MDDLVADLTIAFGETFQMLGISTLLAIIGGLPLGFLIFVTDRHLFWQNRTLNIISSVLVNIVRSVPFVILLVLLLPLTQFLLGNTIGPIAASVPLSVAAIAFYARLVDGALRDVDKGIIEAAEAFGASPMRIICTVLLPEASAGLLRGLTITLVSLIGYSAMAGIVGGGGVGDLAIRFGYYRYETQVMVVTVVALIVLVQIVQMFGDYLAKRADKRDRH, from the coding sequence ATGGATGATTTAGTCGCGGACCTGACGATTGCCTTTGGCGAAACCTTCCAGATGCTGGGCATTTCCACGCTGCTGGCGATTATCGGCGGCCTGCCGCTGGGCTTTTTGATCTTCGTCACCGACCGCCACCTGTTCTGGCAGAACCGCACGCTGAACATCATCAGCTCGGTGCTGGTGAACATCGTCCGCTCGGTGCCGTTCGTCATTCTATTGGTGCTGCTGTTGCCGCTGACGCAGTTCCTGCTCGGCAACACCATCGGGCCGATAGCGGCCTCCGTGCCGCTGTCGGTGGCGGCGATTGCGTTTTATGCCCGCCTGGTGGACGGCGCGCTGCGGGATGTGGACAAAGGCATTATTGAGGCGGCGGAGGCCTTTGGCGCCAGCCCGATGCGCATCATCTGCACCGTGCTGCTGCCGGAAGCCAGCGCCGGGTTGCTGCGCGGGTTAACCATAACCCTGGTCAGCCTGATCGGTTACTCGGCGATGGCGGGGATTGTCGGTGGCGGCGGCGTGGGTGACCTTGCGATCCGCTTCGGCTATTACCGCTACGAAACCCAGGTCATGGTGGTCACGGTTGTGGCGCTGATTGTGCTGGTACAGATCGTGCAAATGTTTGGCGACTATCTCGCCAAACGCGCGGACAAGCGCGACAGGCATTAA
- a CDS encoding phosphoribosylaminoimidazole carboxylase: MKRVCVLGNGQLGRMLRQAGEPLGIAVYPVGLDAEPEAVPFAQSVITAEIERWPETALTRELARHNAFVNRDIFPIIADRLTQKQLFDKLGLATAPWQLLAGSHEWPEVFSQLGSLAIVKRRVGGYDGRGQWRLRADETDQLPEECYGECIVEQGINFSGEVSLVGARGHDGSTVFYPLTHNLHQDGILRTSVAFPQANAEQQRQAETMLTAIMHELGYVGVMAMECFVTPAGLLINELAPRVHNSGHWTQNGASISQFELHLRAIVDLPLPQPVVNAPSVMVNLIGTDLNYAWLKLPLVHLHWYDKEVRPGRKVGHLNLNDSDTGRLSASLEALVPLLPAEYASGIAWAQSKLVK, encoded by the coding sequence ATGAAACGCGTTTGTGTATTAGGTAACGGTCAACTGGGACGTATGCTCCGCCAGGCCGGTGAACCGCTGGGCATCGCCGTTTACCCTGTCGGGCTGGACGCCGAGCCGGAAGCCGTGCCGTTCGCTCAGAGCGTGATCACCGCCGAGATTGAGCGCTGGCCGGAAACCGCGCTCACCCGCGAACTGGCGCGCCATAACGCCTTCGTTAACCGCGATATCTTCCCGATCATCGCCGACCGCCTGACGCAAAAGCAGCTGTTCGATAAGCTCGGCCTGGCCACCGCCCCGTGGCAGCTGCTTGCCGGCAGCCACGAATGGCCTGAGGTATTCAGCCAGCTGGGCTCTCTGGCGATTGTGAAACGCCGGGTGGGGGGCTACGACGGCCGCGGCCAGTGGCGCTTACGTGCCGATGAAACCGACCAGCTGCCGGAAGAGTGCTACGGCGAATGCATCGTCGAGCAGGGCATCAACTTCTCCGGTGAAGTGTCTCTGGTGGGCGCCCGCGGCCACGACGGCAGCACGGTGTTCTACCCGCTGACCCATAACCTGCACCAGGACGGCATTCTGCGCACCAGCGTCGCCTTCCCGCAGGCCAACGCCGAGCAGCAGCGCCAGGCCGAAACCATGCTTACCGCCATCATGCACGAGCTGGGCTACGTCGGCGTGATGGCGATGGAGTGCTTCGTCACCCCTGCCGGCCTGCTGATCAACGAGCTGGCTCCGCGCGTGCACAACAGCGGGCACTGGACGCAAAACGGCGCCTCCATCAGCCAGTTCGAGCTGCACCTGCGCGCCATCGTGGATTTGCCGCTGCCGCAGCCGGTGGTGAATGCGCCGTCGGTGATGGTGAACCTGATCGGCACCGACCTGAACTACGCCTGGCTCAAGCTGCCGCTGGTGCACCTGCACTGGTACGACAAAGAGGTTCGTCCGGGCCGCAAAGTCGGGCACCTCAACCTGAACGACAGCGATACCGGCCGCCTGAGCGCCTCGCTGGAAGCCCTGGTTCCCCTGCTGCCGGCGGAATACGCCAGCGGCATTGCCTGGGCGCAGAGCAAGCTGGTGAAGTAA
- a CDS encoding tRNA 2-selenouridine synthase (catalyzes the selenophosphate-dependent transfer of selenium from selenophosphate for conversion of 2-thiouridine to 2-selenouridine at the wobble position in tRNA), which yields MEKRPNTQDYDRLLCNDIPLIDVRAPVEFAQGSMPAAHNLPLMLDEERAQVGTCYKQQGQQAAVDLGHRLVSGERKASRIERWLESCRRQPEGYLCCARGGMRSHIVQQWLRESGLEYPLVTGGYKALRQRAMQVIDTRSQWPMIIVSGNTGCGKTILIRSLPTGVDLEGLAHHRGSSFGRTIVAQPSQASFENNLAVTLLKISPTEPQTLVVEDEGRMIGSRHIPEAFREQMLRSPIVAIDDPFELRLERLKNEYFRQMSEAFLSVSEEETAWRDYAEYLHHGLFAIRRRLGMERFQQFTARLDEALLTQRKTGSCEGHLAWLSPLLKEYYDPMYRYQLSQKADQIVFRGDYQQVESWLRSVNE from the coding sequence ATGGAAAAACGCCCCAACACGCAGGACTACGACCGCCTGCTGTGCAATGACATCCCGCTGATAGACGTTCGCGCCCCGGTAGAGTTCGCTCAGGGTTCAATGCCCGCCGCGCATAACTTACCGCTGATGCTGGACGAGGAACGCGCGCAGGTCGGGACATGCTATAAGCAGCAGGGCCAGCAGGCCGCCGTCGACCTGGGGCACCGGCTGGTTAGCGGCGAGCGAAAAGCCAGCCGAATCGAACGCTGGCTGGAGAGCTGCCGCCGGCAGCCCGAGGGCTATTTGTGCTGCGCCCGGGGCGGGATGCGCAGCCACATCGTGCAGCAGTGGCTGCGGGAGAGCGGCCTCGAGTACCCGCTGGTCACCGGCGGCTACAAAGCCCTGCGCCAGCGCGCCATGCAGGTGATCGACACCCGTTCTCAGTGGCCGATGATTATCGTCAGCGGCAACACCGGCTGCGGCAAAACCATCCTGATCCGCTCGCTGCCGACGGGCGTTGACCTTGAAGGCCTGGCGCACCATCGCGGGTCGTCGTTCGGCCGCACGATTGTGGCCCAGCCTTCTCAGGCCAGCTTCGAAAACAACCTCGCCGTCACCCTGCTGAAAATCAGCCCGACCGAGCCCCAAACGCTGGTTGTGGAGGATGAAGGCCGGATGATTGGCTCCCGCCATATTCCCGAAGCCTTCAGGGAACAGATGCTGCGCTCGCCAATTGTGGCCATCGACGATCCGTTCGAGCTGCGGCTGGAGCGCCTCAAAAACGAATACTTCCGGCAGATGAGCGAGGCGTTTTTATCCGTCAGCGAGGAAGAAACCGCCTGGCGTGATTACGCCGAGTACCTGCACCACGGCCTGTTTGCCATCCGCCGCCGCCTGGGCATGGAACGCTTCCAGCAGTTCACCGCCAGGCTGGACGAAGCCTTGTTAACCCAGCGGAAAACCGGCTCCTGCGAAGGCCATCTGGCCTGGCTGTCGCCGCTGCTGAAAGAGTATTACGACCCGATGTACCGCTATCAGCTCAGCCAGAAGGCCGACCAGATCGTCTTCCGGGGTGATTATCAGCAGGTCGAGTCCTGGCTGCGCAGCGTTAACGAGTAG
- the purE gene encoding N5-carboxyaminoimidazole ribonucleotide mutase (catalyzes the formation of 4-carboxy-5-aminoimidazole ribonucleotide from N5-carboxyaminoimidazole ribonucleotide), with the protein MSSEHTPARIAIVMGSKSDWATMQFAAEILTALNVPHHVEVVSAHRTPDKLFSFAEQAEANGYQVIIAGAGGAAHLPGMLAAKTLVPVLGVPVQSAALSGVDSLYSIVQMPRGIPVGTLAIGKAGAANAALLAAQILALHDAELSQRLATWRQTQTDEVLDNPDPRSEA; encoded by the coding sequence ATGTCTTCTGAGCACACCCCGGCGCGTATCGCCATTGTTATGGGTTCCAAAAGTGACTGGGCCACCATGCAGTTCGCCGCGGAAATCCTTACCGCCCTGAATGTCCCTCACCATGTCGAAGTCGTCTCCGCCCACCGCACGCCGGACAAGCTTTTCAGCTTCGCCGAGCAGGCCGAAGCCAATGGCTACCAGGTTATTATCGCCGGAGCCGGGGGCGCAGCGCACCTGCCGGGTATGCTGGCCGCGAAAACCCTGGTCCCGGTGCTGGGTGTGCCGGTCCAAAGCGCCGCCCTTAGCGGCGTGGACAGCCTGTATTCTATCGTCCAGATGCCGCGCGGCATTCCGGTCGGCACGCTGGCCATCGGTAAAGCCGGGGCCGCCAACGCCGCCCTGCTGGCCGCGCAGATTCTGGCCCTGCATGATGCCGAACTGAGCCAGCGCCTGGCGACCTGGCGTCAAACCCAGACCGACGAAGTGCTCGATAATCCGGACCCACGGAGCGAAGCATGA
- a CDS encoding transporter, major facilitator family protein encodes MALFASPLVSYRRPHVLGFILYFIVGLVDGAIVPFFPLWAQQSAAIPVEFIGLLFGCYAGGELLAAPFIGGIADRVGRRPVLIISATGVGAGFIALFFAHGVFAAAAVLIVIGLFESVLHPTIYTIVADATPAAEHRRQFSIMRVCSGAGAIAGPLLGTGLVQEGLGYVFLAGGSVMVAGGLMLAVCLSETRSLAADAEDEADEEEGLSALLPAFRDRRLAVLLIWVLLLGVAGSWVEAVMPLYASNQMGMSAASIGYLFAFGAGINTVGQLALTKLFARRSPLFITLSAGSALITAFVLLLAHPHVVTLGMVVCLYSLSQMMTGPLIPTAVNKLAPARLRATYMAALSVVSDLQGSVGPATGTALFALAFTLPWAVGIPLVGLAVTGLGLTLAAGEKSATR; translated from the coding sequence ATGGCACTGTTTGCATCCCCCCTTGTTTCGTACCGCAGGCCCCACGTTCTGGGCTTTATCCTCTATTTCATTGTCGGCCTGGTTGACGGCGCGATTGTGCCGTTTTTCCCGCTGTGGGCGCAGCAGTCTGCCGCTATTCCGGTGGAGTTTATTGGCCTGCTGTTCGGCTGCTATGCCGGGGGCGAACTGCTGGCCGCGCCGTTTATCGGCGGCATTGCCGATCGCGTGGGCAGAAGGCCCGTTTTGATTATTTCGGCGACCGGCGTTGGGGCGGGCTTTATCGCGCTGTTCTTTGCTCACGGCGTCTTTGCGGCTGCCGCAGTGCTGATCGTCATTGGCCTGTTTGAGTCGGTGCTGCACCCGACTATCTACACCATTGTGGCCGACGCCACGCCCGCGGCGGAGCACCGCCGCCAGTTCAGCATCATGCGCGTGTGTTCCGGGGCGGGCGCCATTGCCGGGCCGCTGTTGGGCACGGGGCTGGTGCAGGAGGGACTGGGCTACGTCTTCCTGGCCGGAGGTTCGGTGATGGTGGCCGGCGGTCTGATGCTGGCGGTTTGCCTGTCGGAAACACGTTCGTTAGCCGCTGATGCGGAAGATGAGGCCGACGAAGAAGAGGGGCTCAGCGCGCTGCTGCCCGCGTTCCGGGACCGCCGTCTGGCCGTCCTGCTGATATGGGTGCTGCTGCTGGGCGTGGCCGGGAGCTGGGTGGAGGCCGTTATGCCGCTGTATGCCAGCAATCAGATGGGGATGAGTGCGGCCAGTATCGGTTATCTGTTCGCGTTTGGGGCGGGGATTAACACGGTCGGCCAGCTCGCCTTAACGAAGCTGTTTGCCCGCCGCTCGCCGTTATTTATCACCCTCAGCGCAGGCTCGGCGCTGATTACTGCCTTTGTTTTGCTATTGGCACATCCACACGTCGTCACGCTGGGGATGGTGGTCTGCCTCTATTCGCTGTCCCAGATGATGACCGGCCCGCTGATCCCGACGGCGGTGAATAAGTTAGCCCCGGCGCGGCTCCGCGCGACGTACATGGCGGCGCTTTCGGTGGTGAGCGATCTGCAGGGCTCGGTGGGGCCAGCCACCGGCACGGCACTGTTTGCGCTGGCGTTTACGTTGCCGTGGGCGGTGGGTATTCCGCTGGTCGGGCTGGCGGTGACTGGACTAGGGCTGACGCTCGCCGCCGGGGAAAAATCGGCTACTCGTTAA
- a CDS encoding peptidylprolyl isomerase, with protein MVTFHTNHGDIVIKTFDDKAPVTVKNFLDYCREGFYNNTIFHRVINGFMIQGGGFEPGMKQKATKDTIQNEANNGLKNTRGTLAMARTQAPHSATAQFFINVADNDFLNFSGESLQGWGYCVFAEVVEGMDVVEKIKGVSTGRSGMHQDVPKEDVIIESVTVSE; from the coding sequence ATGGTTACTTTTCACACTAATCACGGCGACATCGTCATCAAAACTTTTGATGATAAAGCGCCTGTTACCGTTAAAAACTTCCTGGACTACTGCCGCGAAGGCTTCTACAACAACACCATTTTCCACCGTGTGATCAACGGCTTTATGATCCAGGGCGGCGGTTTCGAACCGGGTATGAAGCAGAAAGCGACCAAAGACACCATTCAGAACGAAGCGAATAACGGCCTGAAAAACACCCGTGGTACGCTGGCAATGGCTCGTACCCAGGCTCCGCACTCTGCAACCGCACAGTTCTTCATCAACGTGGCCGATAACGACTTCCTGAACTTCAGCGGCGAAAGCCTGCAGGGTTGGGGCTACTGCGTGTTCGCAGAAGTGGTTGAAGGTATGGACGTGGTTGAGAAAATCAAAGGCGTTTCCACCGGCCGCAGCGGTATGCACCAGGATGTACCGAAAGAAGACGTTATTATCGAAAGCGTAACCGTAAGCGAATAA
- a CDS encoding ATPase, which translates to MLTKIGSVLSCAPEAVVVAVDSLEVFETSKEHLQVGRLLKISQGNHDFTIVTIRNIKGTNTTTPEGKPAWSFQIECQAIGTLLDDKNFDRSSLLLPVPTEHAFIADNGTLDKIFSADSEHDFPLGKLSMNKDTDLMICGNRFFSKHIAIVGSTGTGKSCTVASVLQRIVGIAENKNSNKGRQNNSHIVIFDIHDEYSAAFSLNDEESFTLTRLDIDSLQLPYWLMNSEELESMFIESNENNSHNQVSQFKHAVVLNKEKHNPTVPEVTYDTPVYFSMKEVYYYIENLNREVIGRQVGEDKPKLADGTLVTDRTIYFDKIHNFIATSSAGATKATVGPFSGEFNRFASRLDSKLTDKRLRFLLDAKKVNGNAHVTEDFETLMKQFIGYLDKSNVTVIDLSGVPFEVLSVTVSLISRLIFDFCFHYSKLQHAIGKLNDIPVMLVCEEAHNYVPRDGHASYRASRKSIERIAKEGRKYGLSLMVVSQRPSEVSETIFAQCNNFISLRLTNDADQSYVRRLFPDNANGITELLPNLAPGECVVVGDAVLLPAVIKMPLPAPEPHSQSVKVHNEWKSLWRDVAFAQVIERWRK; encoded by the coding sequence ATGCTTACTAAAATTGGATCTGTACTGTCATGCGCGCCAGAAGCTGTTGTCGTTGCTGTTGATAGTCTGGAGGTATTTGAAACGAGTAAAGAACATCTTCAGGTTGGACGCCTTTTAAAAATTTCTCAGGGTAATCATGATTTTACTATTGTCACTATCCGTAATATCAAAGGTACTAACACCACAACGCCGGAAGGTAAGCCGGCTTGGAGCTTTCAGATTGAGTGCCAAGCAATCGGAACTCTATTGGATGATAAAAATTTTGACCGCAGTAGCCTCCTATTACCGGTACCCACAGAGCATGCTTTTATCGCAGACAATGGTACCTTAGACAAAATATTCTCTGCTGATAGCGAGCATGATTTCCCACTCGGCAAGCTTTCTATGAATAAAGATACCGATCTCATGATCTGTGGTAACAGATTTTTCAGTAAGCATATTGCCATCGTAGGATCTACGGGCACCGGCAAGTCATGCACCGTTGCGAGTGTCTTACAGAGGATTGTTGGAATAGCTGAGAATAAAAACAGCAATAAGGGTCGTCAAAATAACTCTCATATAGTTATATTTGATATTCACGATGAATATTCTGCAGCGTTCAGCTTAAATGACGAAGAGTCCTTCACTCTGACCCGGCTTGATATTGACTCCCTCCAACTGCCATACTGGCTAATGAACTCCGAAGAACTTGAAAGCATGTTCATCGAAAGTAATGAGAATAACTCTCATAATCAGGTAAGTCAGTTCAAGCATGCGGTTGTATTAAATAAAGAAAAACATAACCCGACAGTTCCAGAAGTAACATATGATACGCCCGTCTATTTCTCGATGAAGGAAGTCTACTACTATATTGAAAACCTAAATCGAGAGGTCATTGGTCGGCAGGTTGGTGAGGATAAACCTAAGCTGGCTGATGGAACTCTAGTTACCGATCGAACGATTTATTTTGACAAAATTCACAATTTTATCGCAACCTCATCTGCAGGAGCAACTAAGGCAACCGTCGGGCCTTTTAGTGGCGAATTCAACAGGTTTGCTTCGCGTCTAGATTCCAAGCTTACAGATAAACGTCTCCGGTTCCTGTTGGATGCCAAGAAAGTTAACGGGAATGCACATGTTACAGAGGATTTCGAGACGCTGATGAAGCAATTCATTGGCTACCTAGATAAATCGAACGTCACTGTCATTGACTTAAGCGGGGTACCATTTGAAGTTCTTAGCGTTACGGTCAGTCTTATCTCTCGTCTGATTTTCGACTTTTGCTTCCATTATTCAAAGCTACAGCATGCCATCGGCAAGCTCAATGACATCCCGGTTATGTTAGTTTGCGAAGAAGCACACAATTATGTACCTCGGGACGGGCATGCATCCTATAGGGCATCAAGGAAATCTATTGAACGCATAGCAAAAGAAGGCAGAAAATATGGCTTGAGCCTGATGGTAGTAAGTCAGCGTCCATCAGAAGTCTCAGAAACAATTTTTGCTCAATGCAATAACTTCATTTCGCTACGGCTGACTAATGATGCCGATCAGTCCTACGTGCGACGCCTGTTCCCTGATAATGCCAATGGTATCACCGAACTTTTGCCAAACTTGGCTCCAGGGGAATGTGTAGTAGTTGGTGATGCGGTTTTACTTCCAGCGGTGATTAAGATGCCACTACCTGCGCCAGAACCCCACTCCCAAAGTGTGAAAGTTCATAATGAGTGGAAATCACTCTGGCGCGACGTGGCTTTTGCACAAGTTATTGAACGCTGGAGAAAATGA
- a CDS encoding methionine ABC transporter ATPase — protein sequence MGNRFGWRVATGALLLASGLQFAQANSDPHTIVFGVAPGPYGDMVKQAIAPSLKEKGYKVVVREFSDYVQPNMALANGSIDANLFQHSLYFDKFTADKNLKLAKLITVPTAGMGIYSHKVKSLAELKQGDIVTLSNDPTNLARGLRFLQSMELITIKENIDPTKASERDIATNPKGLVFKSLEAAQLPRTLDSASAALVNGNFAIAAGLKLSSALKQEHLDENLKNIIAVRAEDADKPFAKDIVETVQSPAYEKAIDDPQNIFNAFQKPDWMVAADKK from the coding sequence ATGGGAAATCGTTTCGGCTGGCGCGTGGCGACCGGCGCTTTACTTCTGGCCAGCGGCCTGCAGTTTGCTCAGGCCAACAGCGACCCGCATACCATCGTCTTCGGCGTGGCGCCGGGGCCTTACGGCGACATGGTCAAACAGGCCATCGCCCCGTCGCTAAAAGAGAAAGGCTATAAAGTCGTGGTGCGTGAGTTCAGCGACTACGTGCAGCCCAACATGGCGCTGGCCAACGGCAGCATCGACGCCAACCTGTTCCAGCACTCGCTGTACTTCGACAAATTCACCGCCGACAAAAACCTCAAGCTGGCGAAGCTGATTACCGTGCCAACCGCCGGGATGGGCATTTATTCCCATAAGGTCAAAAGCCTGGCCGAGCTGAAGCAGGGCGACATTGTCACCCTGTCTAACGACCCGACCAACCTCGCCCGTGGCCTGCGCTTCCTGCAGTCGATGGAGCTAATCACCATCAAAGAGAACATTGACCCGACCAAAGCCTCCGAGCGCGACATCGCCACCAACCCGAAAGGCCTGGTATTTAAATCGCTGGAAGCCGCACAGCTGCCGCGCACGCTGGACAGCGCCAGCGCCGCGCTGGTCAACGGTAACTTTGCCATTGCGGCCGGGCTAAAACTCTCCTCTGCGCTCAAACAGGAACACCTGGACGAGAACCTCAAAAACATCATCGCGGTGCGTGCCGAAGATGCGGATAAACCGTTCGCCAAAGATATCGTGGAAACCGTGCAGTCCCCGGCCTACGAAAAAGCGATCGACGATCCGCAGAATATTTTCAACGCCTTCCAGAAACCTGACTGGATGGTTGCCGCCGATAAAAAGTAA
- a CDS encoding methionine ABC transporter ATP-binding protein, translating to MIEIEKVCVDFPTGRNQTSRAVNDVSLHIGAGEIFGIVGTSGAGKSTLLRTLNALQRPSEGSVKIAGTEVTALQGAELRKARQRIGMIFQHFNLMHTRTVRQNVAFSLKAAGWERSKIGPRVAEILELVGLADKANRYPVQLSGGQKQRVGIARAIANHPDVLLCDEPTSALDLETSATILALLKKINQQLGITIVLITHEMNVIKTICDRVAVMSGGEVVESGEVFDIFAHPQHEFTRQLVSHTLNLTLPVRLLDNMRGALLKIMFVGDSAEQPVLSFAAVKYGVAVNILHGKIEYISDRALGILVVAITAPGNPAAVGDAIDHIRKHTACVEVLNG from the coding sequence ATGATTGAGATTGAAAAGGTCTGCGTGGACTTCCCCACGGGCCGGAACCAGACCAGCCGGGCGGTGAACGATGTTTCGCTGCACATTGGCGCCGGTGAGATTTTTGGCATTGTTGGCACCAGCGGCGCCGGGAAAAGTACCTTATTGCGTACCCTGAATGCGCTCCAGCGCCCGAGTGAGGGTAGCGTAAAAATTGCTGGCACTGAGGTAACCGCGCTGCAGGGGGCCGAACTGCGCAAAGCGCGGCAGCGCATTGGCATGATTTTCCAGCACTTTAATCTGATGCACACCCGGACGGTCAGGCAGAACGTGGCGTTCAGCCTCAAAGCTGCGGGCTGGGAGCGCAGTAAAATCGGCCCCCGCGTGGCCGAAATTCTTGAGCTGGTGGGCCTGGCCGACAAAGCGAACCGCTACCCGGTGCAGCTGAGCGGCGGGCAGAAACAGCGCGTGGGTATTGCGCGCGCCATCGCTAACCATCCGGATGTTTTGCTCTGCGATGAACCGACCTCCGCGCTGGATCTGGAAACCTCCGCCACCATTCTGGCGCTGCTGAAAAAGATCAACCAGCAGCTGGGGATCACCATCGTGCTGATCACCCACGAGATGAACGTGATCAAAACGATATGCGACCGCGTAGCGGTGATGTCCGGCGGAGAAGTGGTGGAGTCCGGCGAGGTGTTCGACATCTTCGCGCATCCGCAGCATGAATTTACCCGCCAGCTGGTGTCCCACACGCTGAACCTGACGCTGCCGGTGCGCCTGCTGGACAACATGCGCGGCGCGCTGCTGAAAATCATGTTCGTCGGCGACTCGGCCGAACAGCCGGTGCTCTCCTTCGCGGCGGTGAAATACGGCGTGGCGGTGAACATTCTGCACGGCAAAATTGAGTACATCAGCGACCGGGCGCTGGGCATTCTGGTGGTGGCGATCACCGCCCCCGGCAACCCGGCTGCGGTGGGGGATGCCATCGACCATATTCGGAAACATACGGCCTGTGTGGAGGTGCTGAATGGATGA
- a CDS encoding UDP-2,3-diacylglucosamine hydrolase (catalyzes the formation of 2,3=diacylglucosamine 1-phosphate from UDP-2,3=diacylglucosamine), whose product MSTLFIADLHLCSEEPAITAGFLRFLAGEARRADALYILGDLFEAWIGDDDPEPLHSQIAAAIKALVDSGVPCYFIHGNRDFLLGKRFAKASGMTLLPEEKLLDLYGRKVLIMHGDTLCTDDEGYQAFRRKVHQPWLQALFLAFPLFIRKRIAARMRAGSKAANSSKSMAIMDVNPQAVVDTLTRHQVQWLIHGHTHRPAIHELEANGHPAFRCVLGAWHEAGSMIKVTAENVELIHFPF is encoded by the coding sequence ATGTCGACGCTGTTTATTGCAGATTTACACCTCTGCTCAGAAGAACCGGCGATTACCGCCGGTTTTCTGCGTTTTTTGGCCGGGGAAGCCCGTCGGGCAGATGCGCTTTACATCCTCGGCGACCTGTTTGAAGCCTGGATTGGCGATGACGACCCGGAACCGCTGCACTCGCAAATCGCCGCCGCGATCAAAGCCCTGGTTGATTCAGGCGTGCCCTGCTACTTCATTCACGGCAACCGCGACTTCCTGCTCGGCAAACGCTTTGCCAAAGCCAGCGGCATGACGCTGCTACCCGAAGAGAAGCTGCTCGACCTGTATGGCCGCAAAGTGCTGATCATGCACGGCGACACGCTGTGTACCGACGACGAAGGCTACCAGGCGTTTCGCCGTAAGGTTCACCAGCCCTGGCTTCAGGCGCTGTTTCTTGCCTTCCCCCTGTTTATCCGCAAACGCATTGCCGCCCGGATGCGCGCCGGCAGCAAGGCCGCCAACAGCAGCAAGTCGATGGCCATTATGGACGTTAATCCGCAGGCCGTGGTCGACACCCTCACCCGTCACCAGGTTCAATGGCTGATTCACGGGCACACGCACCGCCCGGCGATTCACGAACTCGAGGCTAACGGGCACCCCGCTTTCCGCTGCGTATTAGGCGCATGGCATGAAGCAGGGTCGATGATCAAAGTGACGGCGGAAAACGTCGAGCTGATCCACTTTCCTTTCTGA